One part of the Arabidopsis thaliana chromosome 4, partial sequence genome encodes these proteins:
- the SULTR1;1 gene encoding sulfate transporter 1;1 (sulphate transporter 1;1 (SULTR1;1); FUNCTIONS IN: sulfate transmembrane transporter activity; INVOLVED IN: sulfate transport, selenate transport; LOCATED IN: integral to membrane, chloroplast, membrane; EXPRESSED IN: root; CONTAINS InterPro DOMAIN/s: Sulphate transporter (InterPro:IPR011547), Sulphate transporter/antisigma-factor antagonist STAS (InterPro:IPR002645), Sulphate anion transporter, conserved site (InterPro:IPR018045), Sulphate anion transporter (InterPro:IPR001902); BEST Arabidopsis thaliana protein match is: sulfate transporter 1;2 (TAIR:AT1G78000.2); Has 9700 Blast hits to 9599 proteins in 1833 species: Archae - 33; Bacteria - 5876; Metazoa - 1170; Fungi - 420; Plants - 557; Viruses - 0; Other Eukaryotes - 1644 (source: NCBI BLink).), with translation MSGTINPPDGGGSGARNPPVVRQRVLAPPKAGLLKDIKSVVEETFFHDAPLRDFKGQTPAKKALLGIQAVFPIIGWAREYTLRKFRGDLIAGLTIASLCIPQDIGYAKLANVDPKYGLYSSFVPPLIYAGMGSSRDIAIGPVAVVSLLVGTLCQAVIDPKKNPEDYLRLVFTATFFAGIFQAGLGFLRLGFLIDFLSHAAVVGFMGGAAITIALQQLKGFLGIKTFTKKTDIVSVMHSVFKNAEHGWNWQTIVIGASFLTFLLVTKFIGKRNRKLFWVPAIAPLISVIISTFFVFIFRADKQGVQIVKHIDQGINPISVHKIFFSGKYFTEGIRIGGIAGMVALTEAVAIARTFAAMKDYQIDGNKEMIALGTMNVVGSMTSCYIATGSFSRSAVNFMAGVETAVSNIVMAIVVALTLEFITPLFKYTPNAILAAIIISAVLGLIDIDAAILIWRIDKLDFLACMGAFLGVIFISVEIGLLIAVVISFAKILLQVTRPRTTVLGKLPNSNVYRNTLQYPDAAQIPGILIIRVDSAIYFSNSNYVRERASRWVREEQENAKEYGMPAIRFVIIEMSPVTDIDTSGIHSIEELLKSLEKQEIQLILANPGPVVIEKLYASKFVEEIGEKNIFLTVGDAVAVCSTEVAEQQT, from the exons ATGTCCGGGACTATTAATCCCCCGGACGGAGGAGGGTCCGGTGCAAGAAACCCACCAGTCGTTCGTCAGAGAGTGCTAGCTCCTCCGAAAGCGGGTTTACTAAAGGACATCAAGTCCGTGGTTGAAGAAACTTTCTTCCATGATGCTCCGCTTAGGGATTTCAAGGGCCAAACCCCAGCTAAAAAAGCGTTGCTCGGGATCCAGGCTGTCTTCCCGATCATCGGGTGGGCCAGAGAATACACTCTTCGCAAATTTAGAGGTGATCTCATCGCCGGTCTCACCATTGCTAGTCTTTGTATCCCTCAG GATATCGGATATGCAAAACTCGCGAATGTCGATCCGAAATACGGACTTT ATTCGAGTTTCGTGCCACCGCTGATTTACGCGGGCATGGGGAGTTCTAGGGATATTGCGATAGGACCAGTCGCTGTGGTGTCTCTTCTTGTGGGAACTTTGTGCCAGGCCGTGATCGACCCAAAGAAAAACCCGGAGGATTATCTCCGACTTGTCTTCACTGCCACTTTCTTTGCTGGCATTTTCCAAGCCGGCCTCGGATTTCTACGGTTGGGATTCTTGATAGACTTTCTGTCGCATGCGGCCGTGGTTGGGTTCATGGGAGGAGCAGCCATCACAATCGCTCTCCAACAGCTTAAGGGCTTTCTTGGCATCAAAACATTTACCAAGAAAACTGATATTGTTTCTGTCATGCACTCCGTATTCAAAAACGCTGAGCATGGG TGGAATTGGCAAACTATAGTCATTGGCGCCAGTTTCTTGACCTTTCTTCTCGTCACCAAATTCATT GGGAAGAGAAACAGGAAACTATTTTGGGTTCCGGCAATTGCGCCTCTTATTTCAGTCATTATCTCTACCTTCTTTGTCTTCATTTTTCGTGCTGATAAACAAGGAGTCCAAATT GTGAAACATATAGATCAAGGAATCAATCCGATTTCCGTTCATAAGATTTTCTTCTCCGGAAAATATTTCACCGAAGGAATCCGAATCGGAGGCATTGCGGGTATGGTCGCCTTAACG GAGGCTGTAGCGATTGCAAGAACATTTGCGGCAATGAAAGACTATCAAATTGATGGAAACAAAGAGATGATTGCCCTAGGGACTATGAACGTCGTCGGTTCAATGACCTCTTGTTACATTGCCACGG GTTCGTTTTCGCGATCTGCCGTGAACTTCATGGCGGGAGTCGAAACGGCGGTTTCAAACATAGTTATGGCCATAGTTGTAGCTCTAACCTTAGAGTTCATCACACCACTCTTCAAGTACACTCCAAATGCTATCCTCGCGGCCATCATTATATCGGCTGTCCTCGGTCTTATCGATATTGACGCAGCGATTCTCATATGGAGGATCGATAAACTCGACTTCTTGGCTTGCATGGGAGCTTTCTTAGGAGTCATCTTCATCTCGGTTGAGATCGGTCTCTTGATCGCT GTGGTGATCTCTTTTGCAAAGATATTGCTTCAAGTGACGAGACCAAGAACCACGGTTCTAGGGAAGCTGCCAAATTCGAATGTATATCGGAACACTCTACAGTATCCGGACGCTGCCCAAATTCCCGGAATCTTGATCATCCGTGTTGACTCGGCCATCTACTTTTCCAACTCCAACTATGTCCGAGAAAg GGCATCAAGATGGGTGCGAGAGGAGCAAGAAAATGCTAAGGAATATGGCATGCCGGCAATCAGATTTGTGATTATTGAGATGTCAC CGGTTACCGATATCGATACCAGTGGTATCCACTCCATCGAAGAACTTCTCAAGAGCCTCGAGAAGCAAGAAATTCAG TTGATTCTAGCAAATCCAGGACCAGTGGTGATTGAGAAACTTTATGCTTCAAAGTTCGTCGAGGAGATTGgagagaaaaatatcttcCTTACTGTTGGCGACGCGGTCGCAGTTTGTTCTACGGAAGTGGCTGAGCAACAAACTTAA